Part of the Antedon mediterranea chromosome 6, ecAntMedi1.1, whole genome shotgun sequence genome, CGAGTAAGAgaccaagcggttaagacagtgaaaCATCAGTAGTATATCTTTTGAGATAAGGAGTGGGTGCTAGTTCACATACATTCACTCATCACAACTGGGTCCTTTGGGAGAACAGTCTTCGACTGAAGAGGTCAATCGGTATAATAAGAATTTCTTTGAAAAGAATAGCTGATTTCATGTAAAAGGATAGTTGATTTCAACAataatattagttattatttaaAGCACAGGTTGTTACTGGTTTTAAAcaagtttaataaaataatcataattaccTGGATAATCATTTGTTGACAATATAATATGATGTGATAATAGCATTCCTCCTGTTATTTCATCTACTGTATAAACTATACCTTGTCCACTAAAAGATGATTAAATGATTAAGCATAGCCATATACAGTAAgcaacaaatttaaatactgcTGAACGTGTTTACTGCTTTCTGTTTGATTTTAAATAGGAAATCATtattctattatattatatattctaacaacattttttaatgaaaataaatttataatatagaaCTATTAGAACTCACTTTTTACGTCCAAATGCTAGTAACTTGTACCTATGATTAATTGCAACAGATGTGATATCCTTCATTTCAGGTGCCCACACTGCGTGCACATGCTGATAATAAAGAAACAaggtatattaaaacattgtaataCATTAGAGCCTcttctttgggacacctctCTGTTTAGAAGACACCTCATatctcccaaagacttgtaataagactttgtagagcatcttgtgtatatgtttgtcttgtgaacctctgagggtccctaatgatcagaaattgctggatggatcaccctcattaaatatggtcaacaacaaaaaatgtaaacattaaaatagttatttaatACCAGTCATTGTTACCTTAAGTTGcactataataatttaattttaaaacatagaaAACTTTCAAACTGGTAAACACTTATACTTACATTTGGTTCATAACGTTGAGAGTCTGATGAAATAAAAGCTGCTCTTCCATCTGACAAAACAACAGCTAGGCCGCCCAGCAGATTACTGAATTCCATGTGGGTGAAATGAAGGCCTGGTATCTCAAGCACGATTTCTAAAGGAAGTGATCATTCACAAATTTAATGTTTACTATAAAAGTAGGTCTAAAcattttactttattaatataatgGGTTTTGGTGTGGAATAACTTGCAAGTACTGTACTGCTaataaacaacataaaataattcATACCTCTTGATTGTTGTAGGTCTACTGAGAAAGGTATACCATGTATTGATATATCACTGCGTTCATTTGCATGCCCCTCCCACCTGAAACGTTTCAATAGACCACCCCCAGTTGCCACCAATAACTCATCTCTTAAGCAACATAATCTAAGAATGAAAAAGAATATCTTGTAACTTAATCACTTatacaaaaacaacatttttgaaGGAATTTAAAAGTATGTAAAACTATTATGGAACATCATATGAAGTTTTATAGTAAGGAAagataaaagtacaaaaataaaagtacatttatgtatttatttatgtacaaacattcaataaaaaatcaatgaaatTGACAGTACTATGAATATAAACAATCGTTTTTAAAAGGAAATATTTTGTAACAACCTTTGACTCCCCTACCTGGTTATATCTCCTGGTATATGTACTGTGTAGTTGTATGACAGACTGAGAGATGGTACAGGCACAGTATCTGCAGCTGTTGTCTCTACTCTGTAATGACTTGTACTAgagtgaataaaaaaaatattatttttcaataacaaATCCACCCTGTGTTAATGGTTTACTCcataaatttgattatttagattccaaaacacacacacacacacaataaACGGACCGATAACACCATTCACAATAACAATGATAACATTGgaaatttatgaattttaaacatttataattagtAGATATTccatgtttgtattttatataatctatATTTTGTGGGTGATATCTTAAAGTGTCACAGATAAGATTTATATCATTACCTTAAGCTTGGGGAAACACAAAAGAATTGTCGcatgaattattttattttatttatcatgataCAGAATGTAAATTGTGACCTGGGCTAACTCTCTTAATGATTGTATGCAAACCTTTTGTATCAAcatattgtaatttaaagcataAACTTACTTCTTATGTTTACtgctatataaatatgtatcatcaacgtttactttaaaaaacatAAGATGGCCACCAGTGgtctaaaaaaaaagatatcaaaatattgattgttgttattgttgtttacAAAAAGAATGTTTATTTTCTGCCCTGTTTATAGTGGTTTTATACTTACGGAAATTGTTAAGTAACTTGAATCTGGTCGCCATAATGCAGATTTATTTGTACCTAGCACAACCACGGCGTCATCTGCCCTTCTGTAGCTTGTAATTAAAACACAAGGCTGCAAATTAAATCAATCACATTTTATAATGTACAATATCTGGAATATAAAAtctttaatctttttttttaacttgattGAAAAGAGAACAACGTTATGAAAAATAACTAAAACGCAAAATAATAGCGGACTCAAAAAAAAGAATCCAGTTTTCTGAGGCTTGATCTTAAAAGGATCTGCTGGTATGAAAATGgaaagtaataatataatactaaataggaTTACCTCAtccattcatttaaaaaaaagatcaattcagtcataaaaaataatatattcattcaaAATGAGGACAAAATAAAGTAATCATTATTATATCATGTATGTATGTCTAGCTAGctagtttattattagttctaCATGGATCCAGGTCAActaccctagctaggcctaggaccCATGTACAACATAGCCTACAGTAATTAAACAAGGGCGGGCGAGAAGAAGTTTTATCCCTCGCGAGAGTTGATTGATTGGTGGGTACCTTCCACGTAGGCTGTGTGTGTATCACACTTACATTACAATGCCAAATGTAGACGGTTTGTGTGGTGACAACGGCAAATAATTGCCTTTCTCTGTTGCTACAAACTTCAACTAGTTTTTCATCCCCTCCCGTTGGAACATCTAGATACTTCGGCCAACCAACAGGAAAATACATCTTGAAAGAATTTACCAACTTCGGAAACTACTGTCAAATCGCCATCGTAGACGAAAAGGTCAACTTTTATTTTGGGAAAAGGTCAAAAGAAATCACTCCGttaaaaacacataaatatttgccaaaaaaaatataaaattcaattttgaatttattataaattgaaattatcattcattaaatattgtatacattatatttaattttacaaatattgattacaaaTTTATATATGTTTAGCATACTTCTTTTCGTATTTTATTATAACCATAATGACTACGGCAAGTTTTGTGTGATTGGTGAAAAGGGTAGAATTGATCTATAAGGGGCTATACCTACCCAATCAGATTGTGTTTTACAAAAATGGATCATCCCATTTTATAGATAGTGATTTTTACTGTTGCCATTGAGATGATGCCAACTGATTAACAAACCATCTAAAAAAGTGTATAACAATCACTTAAAACGAGAAAAGTGAGTTTATTTAATAgtaatcatattaattatcgttatataaaagaaaaagcaaATAATTCAGCTATAAGATCCAAAAATATAgcctaattttaataattaataggctaggcctagcctactatcTATATAGGCCCTctctaggcctaactaggcctactctagcctgactagctagtaggcctacccagCATGCACCAGCAGATTGAGTCTGGTGGGGAGAGAGAAAGGCCTCCTaacggcgctagttccgtttcgcacctgtttttatttcgacttccttttgactccaaattgttaagcaacttattgtgaataccacaccttaaaattgggccacataagtacttttattaagaataatcacataaaaagtaacaaataaatccttaaattgacgattttacagacatgtttctcgcataccgttcgcgaatttagcatactcgaagttcaatattttcgtttctatggcgcgccaaaagagcaacaacaatagatggttaaaaactcagtggaatgcgtcttcttttattgcatttattattgaaatacacgtttaattttaatatattttgtcaataaaaatgctgtaacattttactgctaataatttgctgttttcaaatagcaaccaaccctaggccTACGCCTTCCTAAGAGAAAGactaagaggaatattattaatacactacagtacatgtatgatgatgaatttgtcgattttcattcctaaaagttcctgcaaaaaccatgtacagtatcaacagtaatatttttgttgcattgacattgacaaaatataaaattgaacgtaattttcatcaataaatgcattaaatatacgtaATTTACTGAGtatttagccctctattatgattgctcttttggcgctccatagaaacaacaacattgaacatggagtatgcgaaattcacgaaccgatgtgcgagaaacacgtctgtaaattcatcaatttaaaggatttattttttactttttgtgtgatctccttcgtaatagtatttttgaggcctaattctaaggtgtggtactcacgataaagttacttaaccaattttgagtcgaaataaacgacaggtgcgaaacggaactagcgccctACTAACTAGTTAGGAGGAatgtcacaccaaaatcagtccgggccaaaatcggtccggcggaccagttttggctgccaaaatcagtccaggggaccatttatggctgccaaaacctgtccggccggacctggataaaatcggtccgggcagtaggactgtttttggccgccaaatatggtccggtcttacaaatatatggtgtgcaaaatgagtcataatcattaaaaaaaggccatgattagtcattatattgaaaactatggggttttatttgttattttaatattataaattaagcctgttttttttattatcattattagtagtaactcatcaataattagtactaattgttaggctttttgtatacaatatgtatctctgcctgtttttaatccattaaTCCATccgtttccccatgatgttaaaaacaatttaatttattaattatttatggttaatcaatcaatatatcaattcaatacaattattataaaacaattatccaatattgattaggctgaggaaggaaaaaggcctcaatcataaataaaatctagctggtAATATCAGCGCCTCATACCCGTTCATGCgagtgtgtggcaggccgaaatatgagtgaacacctaagtcatgtttttagataataaaatacatttatttatagtatttatccgacaagataacttactaatatatatcatggaatatttttctagccataaacaacttaaaacagcatcataggcctagtaattcaattaaaatcgacagaagaaaagatcggaccgattttggcagtggcggactgcttttggccacaattttagagccaaaactggtccggccggactgattttggcccCGGGccatatttatcgtgacaggACCATCATAAGCTAGGCTAACATTGCAGGTAGGATAGGCCTATGATAACCTAGCTTAGGCCTAGATTATGCAGGTTTCATAGTAGGACTTGGTTGAGTCGGGGGATGtatgaaaatgtgtttttattatagCGATTGGATTTCGTGGTcgtgttttataattatttatttacagttcCATCAGTAAAGTGTATCAGATCCAACACACTAGTGCGTTCCCTATACGCTGAGCAGATCTACCTCTCTGGCCCTCAAAACCTAAAAAATCCTTCCCTCTAGATAAAATGAATATGGTAAGGTAAGACGATAttgtgattattattattaaagaaaaaatcATCTGGAAATCGGGCCTACAAAatttttgtaaagtttataagacaaataatgaatgtactTTTCCTTTTATAGAAAGATGTCTGAGAAACATTCTTCCGATTTGGCTCGAGACAAAGCAGCTCGTCTTTTGAAGAAAAGAGGAAGCGCATCATCACTCATGAGCAGTAGTGAGTACGGTGGAAGATATCGGCCAGCAGGGTGAGATAAGcacatactttattttaataaataatacactaatatataatattttatcatcAAATGTCATAACTTTATCCTACTATTAGTCTATGATCTACAGAAAAGTACTTTTATCTGTTGTTTCATTTTAACCATAAAATGTTGACAGCAATTCAGAATGtcaatactgccctctataatGTCTAATCTAaggctctatctacactattaaacaagtttgacaaaaatagttctgtctacactatcaaactttaacgTGATGTCCCCATGtcaatgaaattaataattttgtgttaaatttaaaatgttttcataatGAGGGTCATTGGTGGATCACTTTTTGAACCTTGTTTTTTAGTTGActactgtatttgtattatCATGGATTTCATGaataaacatgtattttattaattcttCTTAATAATAGGTCTATGAGCACTGTATCCTTTATGGACGACCCTAACGAAATCACTCGTGTGGGACATAACATGAAACTTGAGCCGACCTATCAGTTAAATCCCACCATAAAATTCCCAGTGAAACAGATAAAAGACATTCTACAAGATGCTCTTGAAGGCTACCTGGGTGAGGAGAAGTATGAGCCTGAGTTGTGTAAACAGATGACCAAGACCATATCAGAGGTACTGTATGCTGTTGTTTTTAAAACCTTCCTAACAGCTAACCTTTGACCTGGTTCAAGCAAGctatcaataaaaaaataacttaatattcAATTGATAATGATAGATATTATaaatagatatatatttatttgtccAATAAATGTTGGAAATTTGCTTTCCAATGAAATACAGAGCTCATAAAAACAGatacataaataaaacagtaataataaattaaatacaaatgaGTTAAGTGACAAAATTACCGCCATACAACctgattaaaaatgaatttggatAAAAAGAATTCCTATATCTTGTCATACGAATACACGGTACACATAATCTTATGCCAGATCTTGATATCATGGATTAAGAGAATGTGTTTTGTCGTAAATAATCTTAATAACTTTCTTTTGAATTCAGCTGgtataaattgttatataattattatataatattaaattatattaataaatataattacaattaaaatagtACTATAGGTTCACTATAGTAAATAATATAAGGTCATTATCAATTATGATATAATTTGTGAAACCTTCGAACTTGTTGCTTCACGCCATATTAGTCATCAATTATTCAAAATCACATCgcattacaataaaaacaaccaATAGAGTGAATGAGTGTTTAATTTAGCGTGATGACACAAATGGCCCTTTTGCGATTTATAACTCATAATCAATGGCGGTGACACTTTAATCCCGATAGAAGATTTAGgggttttctttcttttttattaatgttataccTGAGGATGGACTTATACCTGAGGATGGGCTTAAAAGATTCTATAAAATTCTATAATACTTGTTCCTTGTTAATGATGAGTTACAAATTGATTTCactattttaaatgaaaaagagAAATACAATAGAACATGTTGAACAAGATTGCAAGCTTTTCCCAGCTTCCAAATCTCTGGTATAACTATGTAATGTTATGCATTTTATGTTATGTCTCTGGTATAACTACACTATGTAATGTTATGCATTTTATGTTATGTCTCTGGTATAACTATGTAATGTTATGCATTTTATGTTATGTCTCTGGTATAACTACACTATGTAATGTTATGCATTTTATGTTATGTCTCTGGTATAACTACAGTATGTAATGTTATGCATTTTATGTTATGTCTCTGGTATAACTACACTATGTAATGTTATGCATTTTATGTTATGTCTCTGGTATAACTACACTATGTAATGTTATGCATTTTATGTTATGTCTCTGGTATAACTACACTATGTAATGTTATGCATTTTATGTTATGTCTCTGGTATAACTACAATATGTAATGTTATGCATTTTATGTTATGTCTCTGGTATAACTACACTATGTAATGTTATGCATTTTATGTTATGTCTCTGGTATAACTACACTATGTAATGTTATGCATTTTATGTTATGTCTCTGGTATAACTACAATATGTAATGTTATGCATTTTATGTTATGTCTCTGGTATAACTATGTAATGTTATGCATTTTATGTTATGTCTCTGGTATAACTACACTATGTAATGTTATGCATTTTATGTTATGTCTCTGGTATAACTATGTAATGTTATGCATTTTATGTTATGTCTCTGGTATAACTACACTATGTAATGT contains:
- the LOC140051255 gene encoding dynein light chain Tctex-type 5-B-like; the protein is MSEKHSSDLARDKAARLLKKRGSASSLMSSSEYGGRYRPAGSMSTVSFMDDPNEITRVGHNMKLEPTYQLNPTIKFPVKQIKDILQDALEGYLGEEKYEPELCKQMTKTISEVVKARVKDLRLKRYKIIVVIHIGQLNDQGMRVSSRCLWDDSNDNFSSHQFANNSLFAVAMVYGVYYE